ATTCGCCGCACTAAGCGGCGGAACAGTGGCGCAGCAGCCTCTGTACTACGATTCTAACTCCGGGGAGAAGGATATCTTGAAGCCGGGAAGAGGGGCGGCCTTTGATTGGGACGTGTTTGATCAAAGGATGATTCCGCCGCAGTTGCAGCAGAATCGAGTCGGGAAGGCGGGGTTTCCGGGCTCGAGCGGGAGCAGCTTTGGTGAGAGCTCGATCTCGGAGGACAATTATGTGCCCTCTCTGTCCAATCCCGAGATGGCGCTTGGTCATTTAAATGACGGTTGTGCTGAATTGCCTGCAAAGGTGACGGAGTTTTCTGGAAGCGGTGACGGAGGCTCATCGTCAAAGAGCTGGGCGCAACAGACGGAGGAGAGTTACCAATTGCAGCTTGCTTTAGCTCTGCGTCTCTCATCGGAAGCTACCTGCGCCGATGACCCTAATTCCTTGGATCCTTTGCCTGATGAGTCCGCCTCTTCATATTTTTCTGCCTCCGTGGAGGCCATCTCTCATCGCTTCTGGGTAATGTATACCACATTTTGTAGGTTTCGAAAAAGattttatgtgtgtgtgtgtgtctatatatatatatatatatatatatatatatatatatatttgctaAATTTGAACGGAATAAAGTTGGTAGACAAGGATTGATGGAGCTACGCTTGTTTGGGTGCCCAAGGCCCCTAACAGAATGTATGCTAGAAAAGGGGAAATGCTAGTTGCATCAGTGCCAAAAATTGCTTAGGATTTACGTTTCGGGAAAATAGAAGTCCAAGCCTTGTTTGACAGACAACATTCATGGTTTGAACACAACTCTTATAACTTATATAATTGAGTTCATTTCAACATGGTGATACAAGAGGAAAATGAAACTAGGATTGTGCGGTTACCCCAACACTAATCTTTTTGACTCAAGGTACAGTTTTAGACTTGTACCTTAACATATATGCTTGTGCAGAGTTGACACAACAGAAATAACAAAGTGAAAACATTAGATTGTCGATTCAGTGTCGTTAATGTTGACAAACTCATAGATTTACTTCAAGTATATCGTTGAACATTGTAAAACGGATTAAATTGGTCACTAACAGGACACTGCCAAACATCAGCTGTTAAAAAATGAGCAATATTATGTCAAATTATGAAGTGAAATGTCAGTGTAAAATGGTCACACACCCTTTATTTGAGCAAACAGCATTTTTATCATGTAGCCAGCAGTTCACCGTAGTTTATATATGAAGCCTGGTCTATTTTCAACAAGGAATAATGACTAATCACATATACGACGGAGCGTTGCTTGCGTGGGTGAACAAAGTGTATGCTTTAAAGGGGAACTATGAGTTGCACTGGTacataaattattttaagattttcaatTCAAAGTTCCGGATTCTCTTTTACTGAAATGTagatctaaaaatatttttgcaacGCCCTTGTCCGAGCCACTATAAACAGACtaataagcatgcaaaatttaaaCTTGacaacaacaattaaacagtGGAGACCAAataacttaatcatcttacaacccaaacgaaaatAGAACAATAATCTCAGTCTTAAACGTTAATATAATCGTATCGAAAAACATAATACTGCACGAGAATACGATAAACCAAATAAAACATCCACTGGATAACCACCGAAAatccaactgctctagccactgccttGGCCGTCTGAActgtccaacctaagacctgtatcgtggaatggggtgtccaagacgaaaacaaggacgtgtgtgacaatcgcccaataaaaaaaatgtacaagtatacaaactgatacgATGTAtgtgaaatgcaatatgctcggatatcaaggattaagtcaataatctcatgctcagtctagaggctcttgagtgtgtagtctctgatctgccttAGGAATGTTTTGGCtctcacactcatcatcaagacatGAACCAGAACCTACAATGTCCAAGGTCATCAGAGCCTACGGGTCCCGTtagacactgtagctctcgatgcccagCTGTCCAGAATACAGAACGGGGCTGAGCGGCAATCACTGTCAAACCAGCTCTTGAACTACCAAACATGCTTCAAAGTTCTTCCTAACAATCTTTAAATCACTATTTAAGGCTTTAGGATTATACTTGTGGTTGTCGATAgtccgctgatgatgtctcgatctgcGTCTCGGTTCACCGACCCCTCCTTGAGTCGACattagctccgaaacttccagACATCAAACTGCCCTAGAAACTGGTTGGACTAGAACTCGAGAGAGAGTAGCTGAAGAAAGCGGTgtaggaaacaaatgaaatcagcttctatttataggctgcatctgGATTAGTTTAGAAAATCCGaatcaatcttatctgccatTTGTTAGAATCTCATtcgtctagttggatttctcgagataatatAATCTGAAGTATATTGGGTTGTCCATTTTAAATTTGGTATATCCCAACAGGTAGATATCAAATtgtcaattccttaataatgcTTCATTAACAACACTTTAATCATCTCTTAATTagtacttcattcaaaataaagattcgggtcattacagtTTCGTTCTATTGCATCTTGCATTTATTCTTTTCTGCATACATCCTCTTTTCAGCCAGCCAAGTAGCAATGCTCTATCCTTGTCTGGTATATTTGTTTCTCTTGTCTCTGGTTTTATCTCATCGTTACATTATTATTCTGGTTTTCATGTGTATCTAAAATCAATGAAAGTTTGCATCTAGTCTTTTCAACATGTTGTTCTACTTTTTTGAGTTGAAGCATTGTCATATCTTTTTCTTGGTACACTTGTTCTCATCAGGTAACTGGCTGTTTGTCATACTTTGACAAAATTCCAGACGGGTTCTACGCGATTGATGGGATGGATCCATATGTTTGGGCCGTGTGCTCTGATATTCATGAAAGTAGCCGCATTCCTTCCCTTGACTCACTAAAAATTGTAGATCCTGCCATTGTGTCTTCAGTAGAAGTGATTTCAGTAGATAGACAAAGTGATCCTAGCTTGAAAGAGCTGCAAAACCGGATTCATTCTATGTCATCTAATTGCATCACCACCAAGGAAGTTGTTGACCATCTAGCAAAGCTAGTTTGTAATCATATGGGGTGCGTGTTAGAAGCTACAAGCACCTAGTTAATTATTTGAGTTCACTCTTTCTTGTTGTAATCACGATTTCGTGCATTTGTTAGGTTTTCAGCTGCTAAGAGGGAAGATGACTTGATTCCCCTCTTGAAAGAGTGCACTGATGAGTTAAAAGATTGCTCGGGGTCCATTGTGCTCCCTGTAGGTAGCCTTTCTATTGGACTATGCAGGCACCGCTCTTTGCTATTCAAAGTAAGTCCTATTCTACTTTGTTGCCATTATGTGCTCAGTTGTGCTAGTACAATCTTGGATTGTCTTTTTTTATGGCTTGCGTGGACCTCCGTTTGACCAACAGCCATCTATTATATGTATGCTGGCAATATTGGTCCCATTTACTTTCCCAACTTGTGTTGTGTTTCCGTCCCATTAAACAGAACAATGAAGTTCCCTTCCAATGTGTTCTTACCATACCATTTGCATTCTGGGTCAGAACCTGATGTTTgggtataatttttttaactgAAAGTGAGATCTATTCTCAGTAATTTCAATGATTTTGATGGCTGCTCATATCCGCTGTTTTTATCACCCATCTGTTCTCCATAGTTCCCACTGATAACAAATTGTAGAATCACAATCACGTCACCACTGTTAAGCATCAAGATCCCCAGTAATTTTGCATACAGGTATATCAAAATGTGCTCAGTTGTGCTAGTATAATTTTAGATTGTCTTTTTCATGGCTTACTTAGACCTCCATTTGACCTAATTTTAGATTTCGGAAATTGATCGAATAATTTACACTTAAATGTTTTTTAAAAGAACATTCCAAGGTGAAGGAAATGGACTGAAAGGGGTTGTGTACTACAACTTTGCTACAACACGCCCTCGGTTCTAGCTCATAGTGTTCTCTTTTAAATTTGGTGATTACTCATTCTTTTCTTTTCTCATTATATCTTGGTATGTGTTGTCCTCGTTAACAATACCGTTGTAAAATAGTTGTTTACTATAAGATGAATCCCTGTAGAATTTGGTTTCCAAACGTCACAAAAAATGTTAGTGTTTTGGCAGATTTTAGCTGACATGATTGGCTTACCTTGTCGAATTGCAAAAGGATGCAAATATTGTACTAGAGAAGATGCTTCTTCGTGCCTTGTTCTATTTGGACTTGAGAGGTATATCTGACTTCCGTAAATGACATCACCGTTGTGCCATGTATTCAATATTAGAACACTAACAAAAGATGTTTACCAGATTCAAAATGGATATGTCTCGTTCCTAAAGCATCTATTTGATTAGTGCCACAATTTTTCCGTTATGAAGTACTGTAATCTTGGGTTATTAAGACAACAAAATCATCAAGTTAATAATGTCATATGTTTGCCACCGTTTCAAATAAAGCTAACCCTGAAATAAGATGGCAAAAAATCTATAATTTTGTTACTTTACTGTTTCTCTATCTGTTTGTTTTAGATTACAATGCTTTCATGATTAACATTTCGTAACCTTTTTGGTATTTTAAttattgacttcaatgagaggTATTTTGTTACATGGTCTCTAAGTTGTGCTTGGATTGATGAATTTGACTTGGAAGGAGAGATTTGATTTGAGAACGTATTTAACAAGTGTCCTTTTTGGCTGTATTTGAAGTCCACCACAATTACTATTGAAATTGCTTAACTTGTTATGGAGTGGATTCGAATTTCAATTGAATTTTGTTCATTCAAGCAAGTCAAAgaattttaaattatgataatatttcaaattcattaattCAAGCACAACCTAAAGGTTGCAATATTCTAAGTTGCTCCccattcataaaaaaatgttGTCTGTCTACATTAGTTTAGAGAGACAGAGAGAAGTGAATATAAATCCTAGATTATTCAACAACGTATTGGGTTCACAGGGAGTATCTTATTGATTTGGTTGAGAAACCGGGATGCTTATATGAACCCGACTCCTTGCTAAATGGCCCTTCTACAATCTCAACGTCTTCACCGTTGAACTTTCCACGACTAAGACAGCTGGATTCTGGAATAGATTTTAAGTTGATGGCAAAGCAGTATTTCTTAGACTTTCAATCACTTGATCTCATGCTTGATGATTCTTTGGCAGGTGAGTGTATTTAATGATGAGTCTTCATGCATAAGTACTTCTCTGTTTTTGGTGATCATCTGACCTTTCCTTGCCCATTCTTTGTAAATAGCATCCTTTGGGTGAATGAAATTATTCGATCTCACCATAGCATTCTCTGTGACAATGATGCTGCAATCTGATTGTACTTTGATTTACTTTATACTTACTTTCCCAAAGTTAATGAATAAATCTATCTAATGATATTTCGTCTCATAGATATATGCTTTCAGTTATCCTTGCAATTGAACTTTTtgcatttaaaatattattagaaTCTATTTGTTTAGAAAAATAAGCAATTTTATTACTTTGTTGCATCCTTTGGGTGAATGAAATTATTCGATCTCACCTTAGCGTTCTCTGTGATAATGATGCTGTAATCTGATTTTACTTTAATTTACTTTATACTTAATTTCCCAAAGTTAATGAATAAATCTATCTAATGATATTTCGTCTCATAGATAGATGCTTTCAGGTATCCTTGCAATTGAACTTTTGCATTTAAAGTATTATTTGAATCTATTTGTTTAGAAAAATGAGCAATGTTATTACTTTGTTGGATAATGGTTTCCGTTTAAATTTATGCAGAATTTTCGAGGTTTGCAATTTACCTAGTTTTTGAGTAATTAGCCATGGTGTGCTGCCTCTCTCTTTGTAAAACATTTCCCTCTTGATTTCCTTTACTATGTTCAGAAGCTTCCTGCAGACATAGGCATTGCATAttattttattgtcttgagTTACTTGACTGTGTGCTGTCCTTATTGGTTTTGCTAGCTTGAACTTGTGAGTTAAACGATATCTAATTGTTCCTAACAGCTGGAACTGTTCTTGATGGGGATATGGGCAATTTCATGCACCCTAAACGATCAGAAAGGAGTTACGAGGATAGAACCGGCTCCTTGCCCAGCTCTAGCAAGCCAGAGGAAATTTCTCATACGCCACCATTTCCCGCAAATTCATGGATAAAGGTTCGCAGTAAGGAACAGTTGCAGTCCAAACCATCTAATGCTCATGATGTTGCAAGTTGCACAAACATAGTCAAAGATTCGGTCCTTTTAGATGTTATCCCTCCAATCGAGCATGAGGATGTTGAACCACATGTTGCTCTATTGAGTCCAagagtaaataaaaaaaaagatataaGATTCGGTGAGGTCGGACAACTTAACTGGTCTATACCAAGCGATATTTCTTTTGATGTCGAAGATCTATGTATTAGCTGGAGTGATCTTACCCTGAAGGAGAGGATCGGGGCAGGTATCTGCTACTACATGTTAAGGAACATTGGTCAGCTCCATCCTATGTGTAGTTCTCCAGGATCATGTGCCTAAATTAATTGCTTTTTATTTGTGCAGGTTCTTTTGGTACAGTTCATCTTGCTGACTGGAATGGTTGTGTAAGTTATCTATCTTATCGTTCTTTAAAGATGTTAAAAATCGtccgttttaaaaaaaatatatttttcaattcCAAATCCATTCTTTTGCACATTTGTATGATTACATTGCAGGATGTTGCTGTGAAGATTCTCATGGAGCAAGACTTACATGGGGAGCGATTCAAGGAATTTTTACAGGAGGTGAGTGCTGCTTCTCTTCAATCAACTTTAATACCCTTTACTTTGGTAGTTCCTTTAGCTTCACTTGACTGTTTGGTTAGGTGGCAATTATGAAAAGATTGCGTCATCCAAATATTGTACTTTTCATGGGTGCTGTCACAGAGCCTCCGAACTTGTCCATAGTGACAGAATATTTATCCAGGTATACTTAGTTTAGAGCTTCTATTTTCAATTATCCTTGTTAGACTGCCTTGTATCTCTCTGTTCTAACAGACTGGGTGTTTTCCCCCCTAAATTTCAGAGGTAGTCTGTACCGACTTTTGCATAAACCCGGTGCAGGAGATGCATTGGATGAGAGACGTCGGCTGGGCATGGCTTATGATGTTGTATGTCTTTAGTTCCTTTTCTAAGGGCATCTAAAGTACAACAGAACCCTCGTCTCTTACTCCTCACGTCACCTCTCTCCACTGATTTCTTTTTTGGTGGAAACTCCAGTGACGTAGTCTCCCACGTTCTAATTTATTTCGTTTGATGGATTTTACCTTTTTACAGGCCAAGGGGATGAACTATCTTCATAAACGCAATCCTCCTATTGTTCATCGAGACTTGAAATCTCCTAACCTATTAGTTGACAGAAAGTATACTGTGAAGGTAAGAGgaagattaattattttttatttatgatatGAGTAAGTTAATTGTTAtgctttgaaaatttaaaaacatttccgttttttttttccttcaacACTCTTGAGAATTAGTGGAGTTGGTCTATGACATGACATTCCTCCTTTCGTGTGGTTGCTTCATTTTATCTATTTAGGTGCTTGTATATTTATTGCTTATCATTTAAAGAATCATATAAGTTGATATGCTTTAGTAAGATATGTTCTTGTGGCTGTCAAACTCACCGTATTGATTTACCTTTGTTTTTAAGGTTTCTTCGCTCGCTTATTTTGTTTGGATCCTTACCATGTACATGTCTTCATCAGGTCTGTGATTTTGGTCTTTCCCGTTTAAAAGCTAACACGTTTCTTTCATCCAAGTCTGCTGCTGGCACTGTAAGTTTAATCTCTTTTTATGCAATGATCTCATTCCTCAAACATTTGCCAATATTCATCAAATAATGAGTACTATTCTTTTTCATGTAGCCTGAGTGGATGGCACCCGAAGTCCTCCGTGATGAACCATCAAATGAGAAATCA
This region of Primulina eburnea isolate SZY01 chromosome 14, ASM2296580v1, whole genome shotgun sequence genomic DNA includes:
- the LOC140811499 gene encoding LOW QUALITY PROTEIN: serine/threonine-protein kinase CTR1-like (The sequence of the model RefSeq protein was modified relative to this genomic sequence to represent the inferred CDS: inserted 1 base in 1 codon); this encodes MDIPGRRPNYTLLSQNTDEPLVNQPQQPKFAALSGGTVAQQPLYYDSNSGEKDILKPGRGAAFDWDVFDQRMIPPQLQQNRVGKAGFPGSSGSSFGESSISEDNYVPSLSNPEMALGHLNDGCAELPAKVTEFSGSGDGGSSSKSWAQQTEESYQLQLALALRLSSEATCADDPNSLDPLPDESASSYFSASVEAISHRFWVTGCLSYFDKIPDGFYAIDGMDPYVWAVCSDIHESSRIPSLDSLKIVDPAIVSSVEVISVDRQSDPSLKELQNRIHSMSSNCITTKEVVDHLAKLVCNHMGFSAAKREDDLIPLLKECTDELKDCSGSIVLPVGSLSIGLCRHRSLLFKILADMIGLPCRIAKGCKYCTREDASSCLVLFGLEREYLIDLVEKPGCLYEPDSLLNGPSTISTSSPLNFPRLRQLDSGIDFKLMAKQYFLDFQSLDLMLDDSLAAGTVLDGDMGNFMHPKRSERSYEDRTGSLPSSSKPEEISHTPPFPANSWIKVRSKEQLQSKPSNAHDVASCTNIVKDSVLLDVIPPIEHEDVEPHVALLSPRVNKKKDIRFGEVGQLNWSIPSDISFDVEDLCISWSDLTLKERIGAGSFGTVHLADWNGCDVAVKILMEQDLHGERFKEFLQEVAIMKRLRHPNIVLFMGAVTEPPNLSIVTEYLSRGSLYRLLHKPGAGDALDERRRLGMAYDVAKGMNYLHKRNPPIVHRDLKSPNLLVDRKYTVKVCDFGLSRLKANTFLSSKSAAGTPEWMAPEVLRDEPSNEKSDVYSFGVILWELVTLQQPWGNLNPAQVVAAVGFKGKRLEIPVGINPQIAAIIESCWTNEPWKRPXLFQHHGIFENIDQVPSNNSEGSCRNTFAHVKLKEAVDLIAIM